In Trueperaceae bacterium, the genomic stretch CAGCAGGCAGAAGACCGCGATGCCTACGTCCACAACGCGATTCTAGCAGCGGCCCCGGCAGCGCCCCGACGCCGCTCGGGGCCCGCGAACCGTTACGCTTTAGCCCATGGAGTCAGGCGGCAGGACCGTCGCGCTCATCGCCCACGACCGCATGAAGCTCGACCTCGCCATGTTCGCCCGCGACCACGCCGAGGTCTTGTCGCGCTACAGGCTGATCGCGACCGGCACGACGGGCAAGGTGCTCAACGAGAAGACGCCGCTCGAGGTCGAGCGGCTCCTGTCGGGACCGGACGGCGGCGACCTCCAGGTGGGCGCGCGCGTCGCCCAGGGCGAGGTGGAGGCCGTGATCTTCTTCCGCGACCCCCTCACCGCCCAGCCGCACGAACCGGACGTCTCGGCGCTCCTGCGCATCTGCGACGTCCACCAGGTGCCGTTGGCGACGAACCTCGGCACCGCCCAGGCCGTCGTGGCGCTGCTCGAGGAGCGCCTGGAGGAGGCGAAGTAGGTGAGCAAGCAGATGATCGAGGCGTTCCTCCGCGAGATGAAGGGGCGCTACCAGGAGCACATCGACGCCGTGGCGCTCCCCGATGGCACGCACGAGTACGTCGACGAGCTCGCGCGGAAGGGCGACACCGAGACCCTGCTGTTCATGCTGAAGCTCGGCTACCTCATGGGCCTGCAGACCGGCTTCGCCGCGGCCCAGAGCGGCGCCGACGGGCCCAACCCCCGCGGCGCGCCCGGCCCCCTGCAGGCCTGAGGGGACGCCCGGGGCAGGCGGCTCGGCAGGCAGTTCCGGCGTCGCTCAGGGCGCCGCGCCCGTAAGCTCGGGTCGCAGCGCGTCCCCGAGCGCGCGTGAGGGCGGGGCTCAGCCGGCCGGCTCGGGGCTGGCCGCCGGCGCGGCGGCCTTCTCGTCGTGCAGCAGGACGACCTCGAACTCCAGCTCGGCCTTCAGGCTCGCGCCCACCGAGCAGTACTTGTTCGTCGCCAGGTCGACGAGCCGCTCGGCCTGCTCGCGGGTCAGCCCGGGGGCGTCGAGCACGTGGCGAGCCCTGATCTTCGTGAACGGCGAGGGCACGTCGTCGACGCGTTCGCCGACCAGCTCCACCGTGTAGCTCCGCACCTGCAGCCGCCGCTTCGCGAGCATGTGGCTCACGTCCATCGCCGCGCAGGCGCCCACGGCGTTGAGGACGAGCTGCATGGGGCTCATGCCGGTGCGCGCGACCTTCTCGTTGTCGATCATCACCCGCTGGCCGTCGGGCGTCTCGCCCATGAAGCGCAGCCCTCCGAGGCCGTAGAGGGTGGTGGTCAGCGTCTTGGCCATGCGGCCAGCCTACCCTCGCCCTCCGACCGTAGACTCGCCCGGGAGAACCACTTGGGAAGCGCGATGGTGCCCGACTGGCGGGCCGGATGGGACAAGGGCGCCTGGCGAGACTGGGCCAGGGAGGCGCGGGCCGCCGTGCGCGGCGCCTCGGGCGGCCTCGTCGACGCCGCCGTCTCCCGGCACCTGCTCGCCTGGGAGCGGTTCCGGGACGCGCGCTGCCTGGGCGTCTACCTGTCCTTCGGCGCCGAGGTCGACCTCGCCGACGTGATCGCCGCGGCGTGGGCGGGCGGCAAGCTCGTCGCCGCGCCCCGCGTCGGGCCCGACGGGGTCATGACCCTCCACGAGCTCAAGGAGGACGACGTGCCCGAGCGCCACCGCTTCGGCCAGCCGGAGCCGCCCGCCGCGGCGCCCGAGGTGCCGCCAGAGGACCTCGACGTGGTGCTCGTCCCCGGCCTGGCCTTCGACGAGCGCGGCCAACGCCTCGGCTACGGCCGGGGCTACTACGACCGCCTGCTGCCGCGTTTGCGTCCCGACGCGGCCGCCGTGGGCGTCGCGCCGGAGGCGCTGGTGGTGCCGGCGCTGCCGGCCGAGGAGCACGACGCCAGGGTCACGCACCTCGTCACGGAGTCCGGTCTGCGGTCGGTGGCCGGAGGCGCGGCCGGCGGGCGGCCCCTCACCCCTTCACCCCGGTGAGCACGACGCCCTCGATGATCTGGCGCTGGAAGACGAAGAACACGACGAGGACGGGGATCACCGCCAGCGCCGAAGAGGCCATGATCAGGTTCCAGGCCGTGCCCGCCTCGCCCGAGAAGAACGCCACGCCCACGGGGATCGTCCTCATGCTCGGCGACTTCGCGATGATGAGCGGCCACAGGAACGCGTTCCAGTTGCCGACGAAGTTGAAGATGCCGAGGGCCGCGAGGCCCGGGCCCACCAGCGGCAGGCCGATGCGCCAGAACAGGCCGAACTCGCTGACGCCGTCCACCCGGCCGGCGTCGAAGAGGTCGCGCGGCAGCGTCGAGAAGAACTGGCGCATGAGGAAGACGCCGAACGCCGGGATCAGCCCGGGGAAGGCGATGCCCCAGTAGGTGTTCACCCAGCCGAACTGCGTGGACATCACGTACCAGGGGATCACCAGCATCTCGGTGGGGATCATCAGCGTCGAGAGGATCAGCAGGAAGATCGCGTTGCGTCCGGGGAAGCGCAGGCGCGTGAGCGTGTAGCCCACGAGCGAGCAGAAGAACAGGACCGACGTCGTCGAGATCGCCGCGACGATGAGGCTGTTGAGGAACCAGCGCGGGAACTGCGTGTCCAGCAGCACCTCGGCGTAGTTCGCGAGCGTCCAGGTGCGCGGCAGGAAGTCGAAGCGGAAGATCTCCTGCAGGGGCTTGAACGAAGACAGCAGCATCCAGACGAACGGGAACGCCATGACGACGCCGCCCAGCGTGAGCAGTACGTAGGCGACAACGCGCCCGACGCTCGGGCGCCGGCGCCGCGCCGCGGACACGCCGGCGACGGTCGGGGCCGTCCTGGCGGCGTCGACGACGGCCATCAGTACTCCACCCGCCGCTGGGTGATGCGGAGCTGGAGGAGCGTGACGACCATGATGATGACGAAGAGAAGCACGGTGACGGCCGCCGCGTAGCCGATCTGGAACTTCTGGAACGCCTGCTGGTACATGTACAGGGCGATCGTCAGGGTGCTGCCGAGCGGCCCGCCCTGGTCGGTGAAGTTGATGTTCACGACCTGGTCGAAGAGCTGCAGCGTCACGATCGTCGAGATGATCAGCGAGAAGACAAGCACGGGGTTCAGGAGCGGGAACGTGACGTGCCAGAACCGCTGCCAGGCGTTGGCGCCGTCGATGGCCGCGGCCTCGTGCACCTCGCGGGGCACGCCCTGCAGGCCGGCGAGGAAGATCACGACCTGGAAGCCGAGCTGCTGCCAGATCACCACGGCCGCCACGGCTGGCAGCGCCTGCTGCGGGCTCGTGAGGAACGGCTGCGGGTCGATGGCGAGGAACGGCAGGCCGATGCGCGTGACGAACTCGCTCCAGCCGTAGAGCAGGTTGTTGATGACCCCGAAGTTCACCGAGTACATCCAGCCCCAGACCCAGGCGACGGCCGCAGCGGGCGTGACGTACGGGGCGAAGTAGACGGCGCGGAACACGGACCGGAAGCGCTTCACCGAGTCGAGCAGGACGGCGAAGAAGAGGCCGAGGGCCACCTGGCCCGGCACGATGATCAGCGAGTACCTCAGCATGTTGCGGAGCGCCTTGTAGAGGTCGCCGCGCGCCGCGATCTCGGCGGCCATCTGCTGGTAGTAGCGCAGGCCGACGAACGTTCGCTGGTCCGGGTCGACGTGCCAGGTGAAGAACGACAGGCGGAACGACTGCAGCGCCGGCCACAGGCGCAGGTAGAGGAAGAACGCCAGCGGGACGAGCAGGAAGGCGTAGGCCCAGAGGGCCTCCCTGGTGCTGAGCCGCAGCCGGCGGCGTGGTCGTTCGCGTTCGAGGGCCATGAGCTTGGACGCAGCCTAGAACGGCCGCCGGCCTCCGGGGAACGGCAGGCCCCGCACCGGTGGGCGCGGGGCCTGCGGATGAGCGACCGAGGCGGGGGCGCGCTACCTCAGCGAGTCGATGAGCGCCTGCTCGGCGGCGGCGGCCTCCTGGATCGCGGTGGCGGGGTCGACGCCCTCCAGCACGACCGCGTTGATCGCGTCGACCAGGGTGTCGCGCTGGCCGGTCTCGTCGTAGAAGATCGTGGCGTGCGCGTAGTCGAGCGCGCGCACGAACGGCCCGTAGACGGGGTCGGCGGCGAGCTCGGGGTCCGAGATCAGGCTGCGGCGCGCCGGCAGCTCGCCGGTCACCTCGAGCCAGATCCTCATGGCCTCCTCGCTGGTGACGAACTGGAGGAAGCGGGAGGCGGCCTCGAGCTTGGCCGGGTCGTCGGCGGCGTTCGGCGTGATGCCGTTCATGAAGAACGAGGCGAAGTTCGACCTGACGCCGTTGTCGAACGTCGGCAGCTCGGCGACGCCCCAGTTGAAATCGACCTTCTGCACGTCGCCGATCGCGAAGCTGCCGTCGATGATCATCGCGATGTTCTGGAGCTGGCGGAAGCCGTCGCGGTAGCCGTTGTTGCCCGGCACGAACTCCGGCACGGCGAACTCGTGCTCGGTCACCCAGCTCGTGTAGAACGCGAGGGCCTGGACGCCGGCCTCGCTGTCGTAGGTGACCTCGGTGTTGTCGTCCGAGTACGGCTGCCCGCCGAACTGGCGCACGAGGACCTCGCGCACGAGGTGGTGGTCCTGGCCGCCCGGAGCGAAGC encodes the following:
- a CDS encoding methylglyoxal synthase — translated: MESGGRTVALIAHDRMKLDLAMFARDHAEVLSRYRLIATGTTGKVLNEKTPLEVERLLSGPDGGDLQVGARVAQGEVEAVIFFRDPLTAQPHEPDVSALLRICDVHQVPLATNLGTAQAVVALLEERLEEAK
- a CDS encoding OsmC family protein — its product is MAKTLTTTLYGLGGLRFMGETPDGQRVMIDNEKVARTGMSPMQLVLNAVGACAAMDVSHMLAKRRLQVRSYTVELVGERVDDVPSPFTKIRARHVLDAPGLTREQAERLVDLATNKYCSVGASLKAELEFEVVLLHDEKAAAPAASPEPAG
- a CDS encoding 5-formyltetrahydrofolate cyclo-ligase, which encodes MGSAMVPDWRAGWDKGAWRDWAREARAAVRGASGGLVDAAVSRHLLAWERFRDARCLGVYLSFGAEVDLADVIAAAWAGGKLVAAPRVGPDGVMTLHELKEDDVPERHRFGQPEPPAAAPEVPPEDLDVVLVPGLAFDERGQRLGYGRGYYDRLLPRLRPDAAAVGVAPEALVVPALPAEEHDARVTHLVTESGLRSVAGGAAGGRPLTPSPR
- a CDS encoding carbohydrate ABC transporter permease, with translation MAVVDAARTAPTVAGVSAARRRRPSVGRVVAYVLLTLGGVVMAFPFVWMLLSSFKPLQEIFRFDFLPRTWTLANYAEVLLDTQFPRWFLNSLIVAAISTTSVLFFCSLVGYTLTRLRFPGRNAIFLLILSTLMIPTEMLVIPWYVMSTQFGWVNTYWGIAFPGLIPAFGVFLMRQFFSTLPRDLFDAGRVDGVSEFGLFWRIGLPLVGPGLAALGIFNFVGNWNAFLWPLIIAKSPSMRTIPVGVAFFSGEAGTAWNLIMASSALAVIPVLVVFFVFQRQIIEGVVLTGVKG
- a CDS encoding sugar ABC transporter permease, coding for MALERERPRRRLRLSTREALWAYAFLLVPLAFFLYLRLWPALQSFRLSFFTWHVDPDQRTFVGLRYYQQMAAEIAARGDLYKALRNMLRYSLIIVPGQVALGLFFAVLLDSVKRFRSVFRAVYFAPYVTPAAAVAWVWGWMYSVNFGVINNLLYGWSEFVTRIGLPFLAIDPQPFLTSPQQALPAVAAVVIWQQLGFQVVIFLAGLQGVPREVHEAAAIDGANAWQRFWHVTFPLLNPVLVFSLIISTIVTLQLFDQVVNINFTDQGGPLGSTLTIALYMYQQAFQKFQIGYAAAVTVLLFVIIMVVTLLQLRITQRRVEY
- a CDS encoding extracellular solute-binding protein, whose amino-acid sequence is MKRILLALVALLLAAAASAQTTITYWQYDFAVRVEAMNRLIEMFEAENPDIHVVQETFPYDGYQQQVAASLPAGQGADVVQLFYGWLPTWQRAGYVVPLPEEYFDYAALDEEFAPLVQAAKVDGVWYGLPTAVRSLALFYNLDKLQAAGFDGPPETWDEFIEMAKALTVRQGSRFVEVGYGFAPGGQDHHLVREVLVRQFGGQPYSDDNTEVTYDSEAGVQALAFYTSWVTEHEFAVPEFVPGNNGYRDGFRQLQNIAMIIDGSFAIGDVQKVDFNWGVAELPTFDNGVRSNFASFFMNGITPNAADDPAKLEAASRFLQFVTSEEAMRIWLEVTGELPARRSLISDPELAADPVYGPFVRALDYAHATIFYDETGQRDTLVDAINAVVLEGVDPATAIQEAAAAEQALIDSLR